AGTGGTTGGGAATGCATTTGAGGTTGTGCTTCAATTTTTTGCTAGGTAGGTAATTTTTATGGTTAGTGCTCTAACAAATTCGGGTTGGCCTCACAAAAGACAATTTTTCGTGGACAATGATTATAAATGAAACACTAGGTTCACAAGTTTATTATTGCAACATCACATGATATAATATGGAAATACAAAATTGCAGTAGTTGTAATAAGCAAAGAATGGTAAATTTGTTGGATTAAAAGCACACAACATATATATGTATTGTTTGTCAATCTTAGTTATAGTTGGACCAGAATTGGGCCTGGAGGTAATCGATGATGTTCTTCTCAACTTGGAAAGCCTTGGCCAACACATCCGGGTTGATCTTAGGGTCCGACCCGAACACCGCATTGGCAACGGTGATGGTACCCGGATTCTGGCTCCCGAAGCTGGCAAATGCAACCGCGTTGGTCTTTCCGACGTTGAACTGGAAGTGAATGAGACCTTGTGGGAAGACGAACACATCTCCCGGGTGCATCCGCAAGTAGTCCGcagcgaagtggagcgcatccgtctatacaagaacgattggctattcgggcaaggacacgcgactctagcacccacgcccaactccaagaggatctaattgagcacatttgggaaaactttggctgagaagattaaattatgtcttttttatttttttaggattttaattatgtcttttttctattttattttattttaagttgtaatgttgttttaattttaatgaagtgtgtttttaaattgaatttggttggaaataaaaataaaaaaaatgaaattgaatgaatagtagtttaagggacggagcgttgcaggtttcgtaatggagtaaaaaagtacagtggggtcctcaaatagtagtttaagggacggtgagGGATAGCGTAGTGGATGCCCTTACAAGTATGGTTTGTGGCTGGAAACATATATTCAGTCGCATGAAGAGATGTGCCTCAAAAAGGGGAAACAAATACAGGGACTGTAAGACAACCGTAACAAGTGATTCGTTTCCGGCGGAAGAATGATCAATCCATAGTGATAAATGTGCGCCTCCAATCACATCCCAACCCAAAAGCCTTCAAATCATCAATAGCCAGAGGCGGGAAAAAGGTCAGCCAATGATATGGGTTTGTGAACTTGGCTATCTCCTTCACAATACCAGTCTTAGCAACAGCGTTGATTTCATACCCTTAAACTTACCACCTGCTTGATTTTGCCCTCCTTCATTTTCATCCTCGGGCTTTGCCTCTGGCACAGCAATTTCCTCATCTTTGACAACTGGAAACACAGGCGGGTATCCGAACTTCTCAATCTCCCTAGTGAGCTTATCGGCAGAAGCCTTAATCGGCATCCCAGTACAATGGAAAAAGCTTTTTCCGCCATATCCTTTCCGGCTAACACACAAAAACTGCAATTCAAGGCCGTAAtgagaaactc
This sequence is a window from Salvia splendens isolate huo1 chromosome 14, SspV2, whole genome shotgun sequence. Protein-coding genes within it:
- the LOC121764439 gene encoding germin-like protein subfamily 1 member 7 — translated: MPIKASADKLTREIEKFGYPPVFPVVKDEEIAVPEAKPEDENEGGQNQAGGKFKGMKSTLLLRLTDALHFAADYLRMHPGDVFVFPQGLIHFQFNVGKTNAVAFASFGSQNPGTITVANAVFGSDPKINPDVLAKAFQVEKNIIDYLQAQFWSNYN